Proteins found in one Gemmatimonadota bacterium genomic segment:
- a CDS encoding acyl carrier protein, producing MSTTESRLSALIDEHLDLGHAPDFDMAFGDAGVSSLDCVAFVKLVTKEFAVEISPEEWMGLRSLRGLAAHIDAAT from the coding sequence ATGTCCACAACCGAATCCCGCCTCAGCGCACTCATCGACGAGCACCTGGATCTGGGCCATGCACCGGACTTCGACATGGCGTTCGGCGACGCCGGCGTGTCCTCTCTGGACTGCGTCGCCTTCGTGAAGCTGGTGACGAAGGAATTCGCCGTCGAGATCTCTCCCGAGGAATGGATGGGTCTCAGATCTCTGCGGGGTCTGGCCGCGCATATCGACGCCGCGACCTGA